The Candidatus Poribacteria bacterium genome contains a region encoding:
- a CDS encoding PDZ domain-containing protein produces MRRSIDFCILLLSTVVLVSSCAQPINQQSDLKLLTSIENAFVNVVTRSKPAIVGVLVRGMEDSQSQNRVGSGFIFRKEGYILTNHHVVYDARHILVTLLDGSRLEAELVGTDQNTDVAVLKIKRAEAFSVIPLADSSKVRVGQFAIAIGNPFGLDYTVTTGVVSGKSRSILQGFSFIRYQDFIQTDAWINTGSSGGPLLNIRGEVIGINALIRRNENAPAPAMAGAGFAIPINLVKSIGDQLIANGRVIRGYLGVKMQEVKGGIRVRPIGRDTPAYLGGLRRNDIVFEYNGKRVIKPVEFQMLVAESQVGERSVIKVLRQGHERILNVTIGEMPPEFTGQAVEIQSVAWEMLGLSVRKLEAGDFERYTYLTEEDRGVIVERVKVEAPGYKARIPTGALIIAINDQKITDVRAFEAFLQTKQDAEELILNIKSSHGAEKITVNLGN; encoded by the coding sequence ATGAGGAGAAGTATAGATTTCTGTATTCTTTTGTTATCTACTGTGGTCTTGGTTTCTTCTTGTGCCCAACCGATTAACCAACAGAGCGACCTGAAACTGTTGACTTCTATTGAAAATGCGTTTGTGAATGTCGTAACTCGGAGTAAGCCCGCAATTGTTGGGGTTTTAGTCAGAGGTATGGAAGATTCTCAATCTCAAAATCGCGTTGGTTCTGGCTTTATTTTTCGCAAAGAGGGTTACATTCTTACGAACCACCATGTTGTTTATGATGCGAGACACATCCTTGTAACATTATTAGACGGTAGTAGGCTTGAGGCGGAGCTCGTCGGGACGGATCAGAACACGGATGTCGCGGTCCTAAAAATTAAGCGAGCTGAAGCGTTTTCTGTCATTCCATTGGCTGATTCCTCGAAGGTTCGGGTGGGGCAATTCGCTATTGCTATCGGCAATCCATTTGGACTTGATTACACCGTGACAACAGGGGTTGTGAGTGGTAAAAGTCGTTCGATTCTCCAAGGCTTTAGTTTTATTCGATACCAAGATTTTATTCAAACGGACGCCTGGATTAATACCGGGAGTAGTGGAGGTCCGTTATTGAATATCCGAGGTGAGGTGATCGGTATCAATGCACTCATTCGACGTAATGAAAATGCACCGGCTCCAGCGATGGCAGGCGCGGGGTTCGCGATTCCGATTAATCTCGTTAAGAGCATCGGCGATCAGCTCATCGCGAATGGGCGAGTCATCCGCGGTTATCTCGGCGTAAAAATGCAAGAGGTGAAAGGTGGCATTCGCGTCAGGCCTATCGGTAGAGATACACCAGCATATCTCGGCGGTTTACGACGCAACGATATTGTTTTTGAATACAATGGCAAAAGGGTGATAAAACCTGTTGAGTTCCAAATGCTTGTTGCGGAATCACAAGTAGGTGAGCGATCTGTCATCAAGGTTTTAAGACAGGGGCACGAAAGAATACTCAATGTGACTATCGGTGAAATGCCACCTGAATTTACGGGACAAGCTGTTGAAATTCAGTCTGTAGCTTGGGAAATGCTGGGTCTATCGGTGCGAAAATTAGAGGCAGGCGACTTTGAGAGGTATACGTACCTCACCGAGGAAGATCGTGGTGTTATTGTTGAAAGGGTTAAGGTAGAGGCACCTGGATACAAGGCAAGGATACCCACTGGTGCCCTTATTATTGCGATTAATGATCAGAAAATCACGGACGTGCGGGCTTTTGAGGCATTTCTTCAGACGAAGCAGGATGCCGAAGAATTAATCCTTAACATTAAAAGCAGTCATGGCGCGGAGAAGATAACAGTTAATCTCGGAAATTAG
- a CDS encoding M20/M25/M40 family metallo-hydrolase, producing MSRQLRRGLHATLKTHIIFLLVVFIPFPIMAQEGTHPLSRGDELLTLVQSEALEAQVLALQENFASGYNLRPHRTRNAHHREATDDIVHYIMREFRRSPRLKVSEQVFGGIRNVMAVLPAIPTSSSKRVFIICAHYDTQAVREPNWNPLTSTAPGANDNGTGVAAMLEIAYLLSRYEYEHEIRFIALGGEELGFLGSRHYVREASAIGRSDKSDPVPAPGKIVGVFNLDMLGFNWKTDLVEIVTNNDSAWISRALVIANTWYNIGLKTRRSQDEFVDISSHKSFWDRGYDAVTLTESSTPWRDSQNYDANPFYHTSNDTVDKVNFGLVRKVTQLVLVTMDSLLTAMFHPTRQIPQVTLEVPLSTKENQLEIKGTFRSDFPIDVIVYPSQTLAVLDRETQTYTATVPLYPGENTLRVTVRYPLGAVSVEKSIILTQPFAWEDVIVFPNPARSDGLTEFRVAANVDITDLLVLIYDSGGNLIKRIEGVADRRDQRIWRTWWNQQTSYGLAVSPGVYVCHISVVSKGETYTYLEKLAIFR from the coding sequence ATGTCAAGGCAATTAAGACGGGGTCTACACGCGACTCTAAAGACACACATAATTTTCCTTCTCGTTGTATTTATCCCTTTTCCAATTATGGCGCAAGAGGGCACCCACCCCTTGAGTCGTGGTGATGAACTGCTCACGTTAGTGCAGTCCGAGGCACTTGAAGCGCAGGTTTTGGCGTTGCAGGAGAATTTCGCATCGGGATATAACTTGCGACCCCACCGTACACGTAACGCGCACCACCGCGAGGCAACGGACGACATTGTGCATTACATTATGCGTGAGTTTCGCCGTTCTCCACGTCTAAAAGTCAGTGAACAGGTGTTTGGGGGTATCAGAAACGTAATGGCTGTCCTACCAGCGATACCGACTTCATCCAGCAAGCGTGTTTTTATCATCTGTGCACATTATGACACGCAAGCGGTGCGTGAACCGAATTGGAATCCATTAACGTCCACTGCCCCTGGGGCAAATGATAACGGGACAGGTGTCGCTGCGATGCTGGAAATCGCTTACCTTTTAAGTCGCTATGAATATGAACACGAGATAAGGTTCATCGCGTTAGGGGGCGAGGAGCTCGGTTTCCTTGGGAGTCGACACTATGTTCGAGAGGCTTCCGCTATAGGACGGAGTGATAAGAGTGATCCTGTTCCTGCTCCCGGAAAAATCGTTGGTGTTTTTAATCTGGACATGTTGGGTTTTAATTGGAAAACAGACCTTGTTGAAATTGTTACCAACAACGATTCTGCCTGGATAAGCCGCGCTCTCGTAATTGCAAACACATGGTATAATATCGGCCTAAAGACTCGCCGGTCTCAAGATGAATTCGTTGATATCTCGTCCCACAAATCGTTCTGGGATAGGGGGTACGATGCTGTCACTTTAACGGAGAGTTCTACGCCGTGGCGGGATTCTCAAAACTACGATGCCAATCCTTTCTATCACACGTCTAACGATACCGTGGATAAAGTTAATTTCGGTTTGGTGAGAAAAGTAACGCAACTTGTGCTCGTTACGATGGACAGTCTCCTCACGGCTATGTTTCATCCAACGCGGCAGATTCCACAAGTAACATTGGAAGTTCCATTGAGCACCAAAGAGAATCAATTGGAAATTAAGGGGACCTTTCGTTCAGATTTTCCAATTGATGTTATTGTTTATCCAAGTCAAACGCTAGCGGTTTTGGATCGAGAGACGCAAACTTATACTGCAACAGTGCCATTATACCCCGGCGAGAACACCCTCCGCGTGACAGTGCGATATCCGTTGGGTGCGGTCTCCGTCGAGAAGTCCATCATTTTGACGCAGCCATTTGCTTGGGAAGATGTGATTGTGTTTCCGAACCCAGCACGCTCAGATGGGTTGACTGAATTTCGGGTTGCCGCGAATGTAGATATAACAGACCTACTGGTACTTATCTATGATTCGGGTGGTAATTTGATAAAGCGAATTGAAGGGGTCGCTGACAGGCGGGATCAGCGTATCTGGCGGACGTGGTGGAATCAACAAACTTCCTATGGGTTGGCGGTGTCTCCAGGTGTTTATGTCTGCCATATTTCAGTTGTTTCAAAGGGAGAGACCTACACGTATCTGGAGAAATTGGCAATTTTTCGGTAG
- a CDS encoding VWA domain-containing protein: protein MRNRKTSVYLIYSLIIHVTLLFVMWWVAPQQVPVLPFYDEIEASITHVERPPLPIKQLPVVEPIPPVVEKEKPKPPPKPKAGLSTAWQLENQDISEVSKPETRRQENAKRARQIGDGLSQLSPVVGKSSNYASGSRVGVGLPNPYDQPTVALPSTSETDYVAPQGETSSVSLDTDRTLLDGTSPTVDAPKIHYGSERGDALRATGMGNSWGGGGSSGGGNVGGIFVYMMKDIARTLAEASLTRKVDVVFVLDETASMIDNIRGIRAYVDFLFEAFERENRDATFGLVTFTDETRKYGRTDDLGTFKNWLFKIGVDGGGDIAEAGLDGLMTAVTETKFRKGAQRFILLASDGAFHDADYDGRSIYSLDQVIETLQKADVRVDVIGIDYLPIRQIALATGGTWRAIPGRGYLEYVPPLTLTVKLFSKLGTLNLENGQMDDKITVYINNPPRPKHLTLTWKVLNPLGEKCYGPFTEKKTIPDDGSSKVELRPVLEREVFQTIPGVYTIIYRLENEQGHQGILRRTLMF from the coding sequence ATGAGAAATAGAAAAACGTCCGTGTATTTAATATACTCGCTCATTATCCATGTTACACTGCTATTCGTCATGTGGTGGGTGGCTCCACAGCAAGTTCCTGTGCTGCCGTTCTATGACGAGATAGAAGCTTCAATAACCCACGTCGAGCGACCACCACTCCCGATTAAACAACTACCCGTTGTTGAACCTATCCCACCCGTCGTCGAAAAAGAGAAGCCCAAACCACCCCCGAAACCGAAAGCAGGTTTGAGCACCGCTTGGCAATTAGAGAATCAAGACATATCAGAAGTTTCAAAACCCGAAACACGTAGACAGGAAAACGCAAAGCGAGCGCGACAGATCGGAGATGGATTATCACAATTGAGTCCTGTCGTAGGCAAGTCATCTAACTATGCATCTGGAAGTCGAGTAGGGGTTGGGTTACCCAACCCCTACGATCAGCCAACGGTTGCGTTGCCTTCTACATCAGAAACAGACTACGTGGCACCGCAAGGAGAAACCAGCTCGGTTTCCTTAGATACCGATAGGACCCTATTAGATGGTACTTCGCCAACTGTTGACGCGCCGAAGATTCATTATGGCAGCGAACGTGGGGACGCGCTCCGAGCAACCGGCATGGGCAACTCTTGGGGAGGCGGTGGATCCTCTGGCGGAGGCAACGTAGGTGGCATTTTCGTCTATATGATGAAAGACATCGCTCGGACACTCGCAGAAGCAAGCCTGACGAGAAAAGTTGATGTTGTTTTTGTGCTTGATGAAACGGCAAGTATGATAGATAACATCCGCGGGATTCGTGCATACGTTGATTTCCTCTTTGAGGCATTCGAGCGGGAAAATCGTGATGCCACTTTTGGATTGGTGACGTTCACGGATGAAACAAGGAAATATGGACGCACTGACGACCTCGGAACCTTCAAAAACTGGCTTTTTAAAATAGGCGTTGACGGCGGTGGAGACATTGCAGAAGCCGGTTTAGACGGACTCATGACCGCGGTAACAGAGACTAAATTCCGAAAAGGCGCGCAGCGGTTCATTCTGCTCGCAAGTGATGGGGCTTTTCACGATGCCGATTACGATGGAAGGTCCATTTACAGTCTCGATCAGGTTATTGAAACGCTACAAAAGGCAGACGTCCGTGTTGATGTCATCGGAATCGATTATTTACCGATCCGCCAAATCGCGCTTGCGACAGGGGGCACATGGCGAGCGATTCCCGGTAGAGGCTATCTGGAATATGTGCCGCCGCTCACATTGACGGTGAAGTTGTTCTCTAAATTGGGAACCCTCAACCTCGAAAACGGGCAGATGGACGATAAAATTACCGTCTACATCAATAACCCACCCCGGCCTAAGCACCTCACCTTGACATGGAAAGTCCTTAACCCCTTAGGAGAAAAGTGTTACGGCCCATTCACTGAGAAAAAAACCATTCCAGATGATGGTTCCTCAAAAGTGGAACTCAGACCTGTCTTGGAGCGTGAGGTTTTTCAGACAATACCTGGGGTTTATACGATCATCTATCGACTTGAAAACGAACAAGGTCATCAAGGTATCCTGCGTCGGACACTCATGTTCTAA
- a CDS encoding M6 family metalloprotease domain-containing protein, protein MPNPMISSSISCAGSAEASLIKRVLVLHCLSSSIRIILQSVTVGLIAFVLFPSLSIAAPPNPYLYFNKDSASGEFVPKTPQSRAAFFEALEGCCFAREQGVLQSDGIEYVLALKIDFADMPGRREGAAFDKYLFASEGISLKTYYRENSYGQMDIQPGPMGGVIPKGNTWIRAKKPMTYYGEGVRILGRYRELVREACAAVDATVDFSKYDRDNDGIVDHVILIHSGNDQASTGVIDYDIQSLLISAVNAVHDGVRVNTAAIVAEEPDFEHPHLGIYFHEFFHDFGAPDVYNFDFTDARDHKWGLMSQFGPYQGPEALGIGNGLQPSHIMGYLKWDFDARPQNGRLGWIQPVQITQNQQIDVPSFELGPKTDKLFKIDIHSSTTPVRGEAVEFFLIEHRNKASGATFDTYLPESGILIWHIDETNPYPIGTFDASQQIWLEDPSDPEHLGIYQQDDVELIDIQTVTDGAAYSANDQQTAFTPGTVPNSNANDGTVTGISITNIGPEGPTIPILVSFGDTYEPNDTFAIAFPITYGQTYESFLFDLDDTRDVYKLEATRGITILVTLADIPPGKNYRLFLHAATGEIVATGENATDIGGLKLIYQPSTTDTFYIVVESEGGFSNVDSYRLRVEQLQAGDFALDAIKVYPNPLFIGDSAVTFAYQLSASQVADNISLEIFIPTGDLVYNETREIVGTQGKFEWHPVTRNGTSLAPGIYIYRISAMQAEVLVQEIGKLSIVK, encoded by the coding sequence ATGCCCAATCCGATGATATCCAGTTCTATATCTTGTGCAGGAAGTGCGGAGGCGAGTTTGATTAAGCGCGTTTTAGTTCTGCATTGCCTCTCTTCGTCTATACGCATAATCTTGCAGAGTGTGACTGTCGGTCTCATCGCCTTTGTCCTCTTTCCCTCTCTAAGCATCGCTGCACCGCCAAATCCATATCTCTATTTTAATAAAGATTCAGCAAGTGGGGAATTCGTGCCGAAAACACCTCAAAGCAGGGCAGCGTTTTTTGAGGCTCTTGAGGGATGCTGCTTCGCCAGAGAACAAGGAGTCTTGCAGTCGGATGGCATAGAATATGTTCTCGCTTTGAAAATAGATTTTGCTGATATGCCCGGACGTAGGGAAGGGGCAGCGTTCGATAAATATCTTTTTGCATCGGAAGGTATTTCCCTCAAAACGTATTATCGTGAAAATTCTTATGGACAGATGGATATCCAACCCGGTCCGATGGGGGGAGTTATCCCAAAAGGCAACACATGGATTCGTGCCAAAAAACCGATGACTTACTACGGCGAAGGCGTAAGAATCCTTGGACGCTACCGAGAATTGGTCCGTGAAGCGTGCGCGGCTGTAGACGCAACCGTTGACTTTTCAAAATATGACAGGGACAATGACGGAATCGTCGACCACGTTATCCTTATCCATTCAGGTAATGACCAAGCCTCCACAGGTGTTATTGATTATGACATCCAATCGCTTCTCATATCCGCCGTCAATGCTGTTCATGATGGCGTCCGTGTCAATACCGCTGCCATTGTCGCTGAGGAACCCGATTTTGAACACCCTCACTTGGGAATCTATTTCCACGAGTTCTTCCACGACTTCGGTGCTCCCGACGTTTATAACTTTGACTTCACAGATGCCCGCGACCATAAATGGGGATTGATGAGCCAATTTGGGCCCTATCAAGGTCCGGAGGCATTAGGGATCGGGAACGGTTTACAGCCGAGCCATATTATGGGATACCTCAAATGGGATTTTGATGCGCGCCCCCAAAATGGGCGTCTCGGTTGGATTCAACCCGTTCAGATAACGCAAAACCAACAGATTGATGTTCCGAGTTTTGAACTTGGACCTAAAACCGATAAGCTTTTCAAAATTGATATTCATTCGTCAACGACTCCCGTTCGTGGAGAAGCGGTAGAATTCTTTCTCATAGAACATCGGAACAAAGCATCAGGGGCGACTTTTGATACCTATCTTCCTGAATCGGGTATCCTGATTTGGCATATTGACGAGACGAACCCTTATCCGATTGGGACGTTCGATGCCTCTCAACAGATTTGGCTTGAAGATCCATCAGATCCAGAACATCTCGGTATCTATCAGCAAGATGATGTCGAACTTATAGATATACAAACAGTAACTGACGGTGCCGCATACTCCGCGAATGATCAACAGACGGCTTTTACACCTGGAACCGTCCCAAATAGTAACGCCAACGACGGCACTGTAACCGGTATTTCTATCACGAATATCGGACCGGAAGGTCCTACAATTCCGATTCTTGTGTCGTTCGGTGATACTTACGAACCGAACGACACATTTGCGATTGCTTTCCCTATTACATACGGACAGACGTATGAATCTTTTCTGTTCGATTTAGACGATACGCGTGATGTCTACAAATTGGAAGCAACTCGCGGCATTACAATTTTGGTGACATTGGCAGACATCCCGCCGGGCAAAAACTACCGCTTGTTTCTCCATGCAGCAACCGGTGAGATCGTCGCTACTGGGGAAAATGCAACCGACATCGGCGGACTGAAACTCATCTATCAACCCAGTACGACAGATACATTCTATATTGTCGTGGAATCAGAAGGTGGATTCAGCAATGTTGATTCTTACCGTTTGCGTGTAGAGCAACTTCAGGCAGGAGATTTCGCACTTGATGCAATAAAGGTATATCCAAACCCCCTCTTTATCGGCGATTCAGCCGTAACATTTGCCTATCAGTTGTCTGCTTCGCAGGTTGCTGATAATATTAGCCTCGAGATTTTCATCCCGACGGGGGATCTTGTCTATAATGAAACGCGCGAAATTGTGGGGACGCAAGGTAAATTTGAATGGCACCCTGTAACACGCAATGGTACCTCTCTGGCACCCGGCATTTATATCTATCGTATTTCTGCGATGCAGGCGGAGGTACTCGTCCAAGAAATTGGGAAGTTGAGTATTGTAAAATGA
- a CDS encoding DEAD/DEAH box helicase has protein sequence MTQTSENVTLREIFSPGGLISQQLEAYEFRQEQLQMAHEVARAFTASEHLIVEAGTGVGKSFAYLIPAISLALKSEQKVVISTNTISLQEQLVTKDIPFLQRVLPRDFNVVLAKGRRNYLSRRRLKNLMSYERGLFDTREEVEEIVEIEAWVNSTVDGSRADLPWQPQAQVWDKVVSDRDNCLGRNCETYDTCFYFKARREMYNADLLIVNHHLLFSDLAIRKNSEAAMGVLPDYDYLIIDEAHHLEATATNHASIDFSNTRVKWLLDSLYNERSEDGLAKHFNSPHLKTQTQTAREQANVLFRTIIEAMQEDTGSEVNGNTLTPRIHKSNFVKNVLDAPLVDIEKTLKRLRDDAMTDDDEQEIVAHQHYCRRLRDELDMIIRQTDPDYVYWADISTRGRTPRILLNATPANVNQMLQDQLFTIKNSVVMTSATLATNRNFAYFKKRVGINECRELLVKSPFDFKRQVQIHIPRDMPDPRSYGYVSAAIEKIKHYLKLTHGKAFVLFTSYKMMDEVYDAVAPELEEIGIETFKQGGELSRTAMLQAFREDTDSVLFGTSSFWEGVDVRGASLSNVIITRLPFEVPTHPVMEARVKQIKEAGGNEFFEFSLPEAILRLKQGFGRLIRTQTDNGIVVILDPRIRTANYGRQFLESLPDCEIVEK, from the coding sequence ATGACACAAACATCAGAAAATGTCACCCTCAGAGAAATTTTTAGTCCCGGCGGCCTCATTTCCCAACAACTTGAGGCATACGAGTTTCGACAAGAACAATTGCAAATGGCACACGAAGTGGCTCGTGCCTTTACGGCATCTGAGCATCTGATTGTTGAAGCCGGGACAGGTGTTGGTAAGAGTTTTGCTTATTTGATTCCTGCGATTTCCCTCGCGCTGAAGTCGGAACAGAAGGTCGTTATTTCGACGAATACAATTAGCCTACAAGAGCAACTCGTCACGAAAGATATTCCTTTTCTTCAGCGTGTCCTCCCACGCGATTTTAATGTTGTTCTGGCAAAGGGACGACGTAATTACCTCTCACGGAGAAGACTCAAAAATCTGATGAGTTATGAGCGCGGATTGTTTGATACGCGTGAAGAGGTGGAAGAGATCGTAGAAATTGAAGCGTGGGTGAATTCCACAGTCGATGGCAGCAGGGCTGACCTGCCTTGGCAACCTCAAGCGCAGGTTTGGGATAAGGTCGTTTCTGATAGAGATAATTGTCTCGGACGTAATTGTGAGACTTATGATACTTGTTTCTATTTCAAAGCCCGAAGAGAAATGTACAACGCCGACCTGCTTATTGTAAATCATCATTTACTCTTTAGCGATCTCGCAATTCGAAAAAATAGTGAGGCGGCTATGGGGGTATTACCTGATTACGATTATCTCATCATTGATGAGGCACACCACTTGGAAGCGACAGCCACGAATCACGCTAGCATCGACTTCAGCAATACTCGCGTCAAATGGCTCTTGGATTCTCTATATAATGAACGGAGTGAAGACGGCTTAGCGAAACATTTCAATTCACCACATTTGAAAACTCAGACGCAAACAGCGCGCGAACAGGCAAATGTCCTCTTCAGAACGATTATAGAGGCTATGCAAGAAGATACCGGTAGCGAAGTGAACGGTAATACCCTAACGCCGCGCATCCATAAAAGCAATTTCGTCAAAAATGTACTGGATGCTCCTCTTGTTGATATAGAAAAAACCTTGAAACGTCTCCGCGACGATGCCATGACGGACGATGATGAACAGGAAATTGTGGCGCATCAACACTATTGTCGACGCCTTCGAGACGAATTGGATATGATCATCCGACAAACCGATCCTGATTATGTCTATTGGGCGGATATATCGACGCGGGGACGAACCCCGCGCATCCTTCTCAATGCCACACCCGCGAATGTGAATCAGATGTTGCAAGATCAGCTGTTCACAATAAAAAATAGCGTTGTGATGACGAGTGCCACACTTGCTACAAATCGTAACTTCGCTTACTTTAAAAAACGGGTCGGTATAAATGAGTGCCGTGAACTGCTTGTAAAGTCGCCGTTCGACTTTAAACGGCAAGTCCAGATCCATATCCCACGCGATATGCCGGATCCGAGGAGTTATGGATATGTGTCGGCAGCGATTGAGAAAATTAAACACTACCTCAAGCTGACCCATGGTAAAGCCTTTGTCCTTTTTACAAGTTACAAAATGATGGACGAAGTTTACGACGCTGTCGCACCTGAGTTGGAGGAAATCGGGATTGAGACTTTCAAACAGGGAGGCGAACTTTCGCGAACGGCAATGCTTCAGGCGTTTCGTGAGGATACAGACTCCGTCCTATTTGGGACTTCCAGTTTCTGGGAAGGTGTTGACGTTCGCGGGGCATCACTCAGTAATGTTATTATTACAAGACTCCCGTTTGAAGTTCCGACACACCCGGTGATGGAAGCACGTGTGAAACAGATTAAGGAAGCCGGCGGCAACGAGTTCTTTGAATTCAGTTTACCGGAAGCGATATTGCGCTTAAAGCAAGGATTTGGACGGCTCATCCGGACACAGACCGACAACGGAATTGTTGTGATTCTTGATCCGCGGATTAGAACGGCGAATTATGGGAGACAATTCTTAGAATCGCTCCCTGACTGCGAGATTGTTGAGAAATAA
- a CDS encoding amidohydrolase: protein MTYPQGKIKKQIFEQCHRHFNDIVAIRRDIHQYPELGFDVHRTAGIAADALQALEIPVKTGIGRTGVVGDLEVPGATKRIALRADMDALPIQELTDVPFKSKIDGKAHLCGHDAHTAMLIGTARILSEFRNSLKTHIRFIFQPSEEALPGGAPAMIADGALENVDEIYGIHVFPLFAVGEYATCSGPMLAQSDTFHVTLTGRGGHAAFPHLTVDPIVIGAQFVAALQSIIARNVNPLDSAVVSVTQLHGGDANLQNGLTGAALNVIPPKVLIGGTVRTLQKAVQTRVREQLENLLAGLAEAHDATYTFDYREGYPVTYNHEPCVNTAISTAQGLVGEDNLIFPMSPILGGEDFGYYSQEIPACFVMVGAGNEEKGIVNMCHHPQFDIDETSMIYGMALLTNLAMR from the coding sequence ATGACTTATCCGCAAGGTAAAATTAAAAAACAGATTTTTGAACAGTGCCATCGTCATTTCAATGACATCGTTGCCATCCGACGCGACATCCATCAGTATCCTGAATTGGGATTCGATGTACATCGGACAGCAGGTATCGCTGCGGATGCACTGCAAGCACTCGAAATCCCTGTTAAGACGGGTATCGGTCGGACAGGTGTCGTCGGAGATTTAGAGGTGCCGGGCGCAACAAAGCGGATAGCCCTACGAGCAGATATGGACGCGCTCCCGATTCAAGAACTCACCGACGTTCCCTTTAAATCTAAGATTGATGGAAAGGCACACCTCTGTGGGCATGATGCACACACGGCAATGCTTATCGGCACAGCCCGAATCCTTTCAGAATTCCGAAACAGTCTTAAAACACACATTCGATTCATTTTCCAACCGAGCGAAGAGGCATTACCCGGCGGCGCACCAGCGATGATCGCAGACGGTGCGCTGGAAAACGTAGATGAAATCTATGGTATACACGTCTTTCCACTCTTTGCTGTTGGAGAGTACGCTACGTGTTCTGGTCCAATGCTCGCACAGTCTGATACTTTTCACGTTACACTCACCGGCAGAGGCGGACATGCCGCGTTCCCGCACCTCACTGTTGATCCAATTGTTATTGGTGCGCAGTTTGTGGCAGCCCTCCAGTCTATCATTGCGAGGAACGTGAATCCATTGGACTCGGCAGTGGTCAGTGTTACACAACTCCACGGAGGCGATGCAAACTTGCAAAACGGGCTTACGGGTGCCGCCCTTAACGTTATCCCCCCTAAAGTCTTGATAGGTGGGACGGTCCGGACCCTCCAAAAAGCGGTGCAGACACGTGTCCGAGAACAATTAGAGAACCTGCTCGCGGGATTAGCAGAGGCACACGACGCAACTTATACATTCGACTACCGAGAAGGGTATCCAGTAACATATAACCACGAACCGTGTGTTAACACAGCTATTTCCACAGCACAAGGGTTAGTTGGCGAGGATAATCTCATATTCCCAATGTCCCCAATACTTGGCGGCGAGGATTTCGGATACTACTCACAGGAAATTCCCGCTTGCTTCGTGATGGTAGGTGCAGGCAATGAAGAGAAAGGGATTGTGAATATGTGTCATCACCCACAGTTCGACATTGACGAAACCTCTATGATTTACGGTATGGCATTGCTCACAAATCTCGCGATGCGCTAA
- a CDS encoding TGS domain-containing protein produces the protein MPANLPPTYYKLKHQHEAAKTDEERLSLLEEMLRIIPKHKGSEKVVSDIRRRIASHKRAPSEKGGKGSSKRTHSEHIPKQGAGQIVLIGPPNGGKSQILSNFTNAKPEVSPTPYTTTLPTIGMLRYENIQFQLIDTPSILLDFISSTVLTLTRNADLVLPIVSLASDNLLDDLDMVVAFLKETDCDTPENGHLVVANQLDASGAEERLEILKEFYDDTFQIHPISAETGAGKETLSQAIYTELDILRIYPKAPGKPIERDDPIVLPIGSTVLDAAMELHKDFAEFRFARIWGPQWHDGQSVSRNDVIYDGDVVEFHL, from the coding sequence ATGCCAGCAAATCTACCCCCGACCTACTATAAACTCAAACACCAGCACGAAGCCGCCAAAACGGACGAAGAGCGACTGAGCCTGTTAGAGGAAATGTTACGCATCATTCCGAAACATAAAGGTTCAGAAAAGGTGGTCTCTGATATCCGTCGTCGTATTGCTAGCCACAAAAGAGCTCCGTCAGAAAAAGGAGGCAAGGGATCCAGTAAAAGAACTCATAGCGAGCATATTCCAAAGCAGGGCGCAGGACAGATAGTCCTCATAGGACCACCGAATGGCGGTAAATCACAAATTCTATCAAACTTTACGAATGCCAAGCCTGAAGTCTCGCCAACCCCCTATACGACGACTCTGCCAACGATCGGAATGCTACGCTATGAAAACATCCAATTTCAACTCATTGATACTCCTTCTATTCTGCTGGACTTCATTTCCTCAACAGTCCTAACGCTCACCCGCAATGCTGATCTTGTCTTACCGATTGTGAGCCTCGCAAGCGATAACCTATTGGATGATCTCGATATGGTAGTAGCGTTCCTTAAGGAGACAGACTGCGACACCCCAGAAAACGGACATCTCGTTGTCGCCAATCAACTCGACGCGTCAGGAGCAGAGGAGCGACTGGAAATTCTCAAAGAATTCTACGACGATACGTTTCAGATTCATCCGATTTCTGCCGAAACCGGTGCAGGCAAAGAGACTTTATCGCAAGCAATCTATACGGAATTAGACATTTTGCGCATTTATCCCAAGGCACCTGGCAAACCCATAGAACGTGATGATCCCATCGTTCTCCCGATAGGTTCAACCGTGCTTGACGCCGCTATGGAATTACACAAAGATTTTGCCGAATTCAGGTTCGCACGGATATGGGGACCTCAATGGCACGATGGACAGTCTGTCAGTCGCAATGATGTTATTTACGATGGGGATGTCGTTGAATTTCACTTGTAG